One genomic region from Equus asinus isolate D_3611 breed Donkey chromosome 8, EquAss-T2T_v2, whole genome shotgun sequence encodes:
- the LOC106823461 gene encoding putative olfactory receptor 2B8, which produces MEQKNGSSLTGFVLLAFSDRPQLELVLFVVLLIFYIFALLGNTTIIALSHLDPHLHTPMYFFLSNLSFLDLCYTTSIVPQLLVNLRGTDKSISFGGCVVQLFISLGLGGTECVLLGVMAFDRYVAVCRPLYYTVIMHPRLCDLMASASWFIGFANSLLQTVLTFLLPICGRNKLDHFFCEVPAFLKLACIDTSMIQSEMFFLGVFILLIPVTSIMFSYCQIVRAILRIKSAAGQRKAFGTCGSHLIVVTLFYGTAIYAYLQPSNNYSQDQGKFIALFYTIVTPMINPLIYTLRNKDVKGAMRKVLWKDYDSR; this is translated from the coding sequence atggaacagaaaaatggaagTTCTCTCACTGGGTTTGTCCTGCTGGCTTTCTCTGACAGGCCTCAACTGGAGCTGGTCCTCTTTGTGGTTCTTTTGATCTTCTATATCTTCGCTTTGCTGGGAAACACAACCATCATCGCATTGTCCCACCTGGACCCACATcttcacactcccatgtactttttcctctccaacctcagcttTCTGGACCTGTGTTACACTACTAGCATTGTTCCCCAGCTCCTGGTTAATCTCAGGGGAACAGACAAATCTATCTCCTTTGGTGGTTGTGTAGTTCAGCTGTTCATCTCTCTAGGCTTGGGAGGCACTGAATGTGTTCTCTTAGGAGTTATGGCATTTGACCGTTATGTAGCTGTCTGCAGGCCCCTTTACTACACAGTAATCATGCACCCCCGTCTCTGTGACCTGATGGCTTCTGCTTCATGGTTCATTGGTTTTGCCAATTCCTTATTGCAGACAGTCCTCACTTTCCTTTTACCAATTTGTGGGAGAAATAAATTAGATCACTTTTTCTGTGAGGTCCCTGCATTTCTCAAGCTTGCCTGCATTGACACCAGTATGATTCAGTCAGAGATGTTTTTTCTCGGTGTTTTCATTCTTCTCATACCTGTTACATCAATCATGTTCTCCTACTGTCAGATTGTCAGGGCCATCTTAAGGATAAAGTCAGCAGCAgggcagagaaaagcatttgggACATGTGGATCTCACCTCATAGTGGTCACCCTGTTCTATGGCACAGCCATCTATGCTTATCTCCAGCCCAGCAACAACTACTCTCAGGATCAGGGCAAGTTCATAGCTCTTTTCTACACCATCGTTACTCCCATGATCAACCCCCTCATCTATACActgaggaacaaggatgtgaagggAGCAATGAGGAAGGTGCTTTGGAAGGACTATGACTCCAGATGA